In Kitasatospora sp. NA04385, a single genomic region encodes these proteins:
- a CDS encoding GNAT family N-acetyltransferase, whose translation MTESATPLALRRYGASDTATLLDTLVDIWTEAHADHADVAQAGFTPETLRRQITGHARRDEFTLIAAYAAGQVVGYGYGFRCTPTYWYGEDLLPAITPEARDTDSLAGICELAVRPGWQGRGIGADIHNALVAALSTRWVSLLAMPGQGPARRLYDHLGYRYAGPYAAGPDGPALDLLLLRTGF comes from the coding sequence TTGACCGAATCGGCCACCCCCCTCGCCCTGCGGCGCTACGGCGCCAGCGACACCGCGACCCTGCTCGACACCCTCGTCGACATCTGGACCGAAGCCCACGCCGACCACGCCGACGTGGCCCAGGCCGGCTTCACCCCCGAGACGCTCCGCCGCCAGATCACCGGCCACGCCCGCCGCGACGAGTTCACCCTCATCGCCGCCTACGCCGCCGGCCAGGTCGTCGGCTACGGCTACGGCTTCCGCTGCACCCCCACCTACTGGTACGGCGAAGACCTCCTGCCGGCCATCACCCCCGAGGCCCGCGACACCGACTCGCTGGCCGGGATCTGCGAACTCGCCGTCCGCCCCGGCTGGCAAGGACGGGGTATCGGTGCCGACATCCACAACGCCCTCGTCGCCGCGCTGAGCACCCGGTGGGTGTCCCTGCTCGCCATGCCCGGCCAAGGCCCCGCCCGCCGCCTCTACGACCACCTCGGCTACCGGTACGCCGGGCCCTACGCAGCCGGACCCGACGGGCCAGCCCTCGACCTTCTGCTGCTACGGACCGGCTTCTGA
- a CDS encoding GNAT family N-acetyltransferase, whose product MLSARRARAADAAELARLGAALVQAPGQWTTRLDAFHRDHADSDDHPAFVIGGPDRLIACAAATITRSVPGPDHLGLYAHIHTVYTAPDFRRRGCARTAVQALLDFLTAQGCGLITLNATDDGAPLYRALGFMPNGRAMRLIQARPTPWNRPRQP is encoded by the coding sequence GTGCTGAGCGCCCGGCGGGCGAGGGCCGCCGACGCCGCCGAGCTCGCCCGCCTGGGCGCCGCCCTCGTCCAGGCGCCGGGGCAGTGGACCACCCGCCTCGACGCCTTCCATCGCGACCACGCCGACAGCGACGACCACCCCGCGTTCGTCATCGGCGGCCCCGACCGGCTCATCGCGTGCGCGGCCGCCACCATCACCCGCTCCGTCCCCGGCCCCGACCACCTCGGCCTCTACGCCCACATCCACACCGTCTACACCGCGCCCGACTTCCGGCGCCGCGGCTGCGCCCGCACCGCCGTGCAGGCCCTGCTGGACTTCCTCACCGCGCAGGGCTGCGGCCTGATCACCCTCAACGCCACCGACGACGGAGCGCCGCTCTACCGCGCTCTCGGCTTCATGCCCAACGGGCGGGCGATGCGCCTTATCCAGGCCCGCCCCACCCCCTGGAACCGGCCCCGCCAGCCGTGA
- a CDS encoding SUKH-4 family immunity protein, which translates to MDDTELDALTLACAGVLPYPGRWQEAPYEEREVDGERYCLIAVDAGVSAIGVRADGGPVVVLPEEEGEPGLLNSGPGQLLAFLELYRAAAAEAERYEAGEELDEALAAAEALTDALLARFAAVDPAAVADENAYWCIAAEELGYAMDS; encoded by the coding sequence ATGGACGACACCGAGCTGGACGCGTTGACCCTCGCCTGTGCCGGCGTGCTGCCCTACCCCGGGCGGTGGCAGGAGGCGCCGTACGAGGAGCGGGAGGTGGACGGGGAGCGGTACTGCCTGATCGCCGTCGACGCCGGGGTGAGCGCGATCGGGGTGCGGGCCGACGGCGGGCCGGTGGTGGTGCTGCCGGAGGAGGAGGGGGAGCCGGGTCTGCTGAACTCCGGGCCGGGGCAGTTGCTCGCCTTCCTGGAGCTGTACCGGGCGGCCGCGGCGGAGGCCGAGCGGTACGAGGCGGGCGAGGAGCTGGACGAGGCGCTGGCGGCGGCGGAGGCGCTGACGGACGCGCTGCTGGCCCGGTTCGCGGCGGTGGACCCGGCGGCGGTGGCGGACGAGAACGCGTACTGGTGCATCGCCGCCGAGGAGCTGGGCTACGCGATGGACAGCTGA
- a CDS encoding DUF2804 domain-containing protein, producing the protein MATHEREITAPADLCRPDGRLDRDAVGWSRTPLHRGNLRGWGRTKRWEYWCVTTPTHLLALTVSDLDFLTLDSAYFLSWDEHGVLEEHERTALAPGLPTRRTAFPEGIAGSGGPHGADLTVGPERPGRRRVRISISHEPGGTRLRARALTADLRPLEADLLVALPDGHETLSVVVPWNVKRFQYTSKHTARPATGTVRLGDRTYDFGDDAWGVLDHGRGRWPRSLGWNWGAASGRTGGHTVGLQFGGQWTVGTGSTENALCVDGRLTKIGTELDWRYDLAAPLAPWRITTPGSDLVDLTFTPFHDRRTRTEAGLIANRTDQCFGRYSGTVRTDDGLRVAVDGLLGWAEDVRMRW; encoded by the coding sequence ATGGCGACCCACGAGCGAGAGATCACCGCCCCCGCCGACCTGTGCCGTCCCGACGGGCGGCTGGACCGCGACGCCGTCGGCTGGTCGCGGACCCCGCTGCACCGCGGCAACCTGCGCGGCTGGGGGCGCACCAAGCGCTGGGAGTACTGGTGCGTCACCACGCCCACCCACCTGCTCGCGCTCACCGTCAGCGACCTGGACTTCCTCACCCTCGACAGCGCGTACTTCCTCTCCTGGGACGAGCACGGCGTCCTGGAGGAGCACGAGCGCACCGCGCTCGCCCCCGGCCTCCCGACCCGGCGCACCGCCTTCCCCGAGGGCATCGCCGGTTCCGGCGGCCCGCACGGCGCCGACCTCACCGTCGGCCCGGAGCGGCCCGGCCGCCGCCGGGTCCGGATCTCGATCAGCCACGAACCCGGCGGCACCCGGCTGCGTGCCCGCGCCCTGACCGCCGACCTGCGCCCGCTGGAGGCCGACCTGCTGGTCGCGCTGCCCGACGGCCACGAGACCCTGTCGGTGGTCGTCCCCTGGAACGTCAAGCGCTTCCAGTACACCTCCAAGCACACCGCCCGCCCGGCCACCGGCACCGTCCGGCTCGGCGACCGCACGTACGACTTCGGGGACGACGCCTGGGGCGTGCTCGACCACGGCCGGGGACGCTGGCCGCGCTCGCTCGGCTGGAACTGGGGCGCCGCGTCCGGCCGCACCGGCGGGCACACGGTGGGCCTCCAGTTCGGCGGCCAGTGGACCGTCGGCACCGGAAGCACCGAGAACGCGCTGTGCGTGGACGGCCGCCTCACCAAGATCGGCACCGAGCTGGACTGGCGCTACGACCTCGCCGCCCCGCTCGCCCCCTGGCGGATCACCACCCCCGGCAGCGACCTGGTCGACCTCACCTTCACCCCCTTCCACGACCGCCGCACCCGCACCGAGGCCGGCCTGATCGCCAACCGCACCGACCAGTGCTTCGGCCGCTACTCCGGCACCGTCCGCACCGACGACGGCCTGCGGGTCGCGGTGGACGGGCTGCTGGGCTGGGCCGAGGACGTCCGGATGCGCTGGTGA
- a CDS encoding aspartate aminotransferase family protein, whose product MKSYPARLPDRRRLLTSTRPLPDFEVVGSDGPWLLRADGTRIFDGSSGLLCANVGQSSPKVLARIEEQFTKYTFGGAAVVQPHLQLELTERLCRAVGRPDDSVALVTCGTLGVEVAVGLARSIARARGGKTRGDVLTCDLSYHGMSAYTLALAGNHARRPRPEDALGLGPAFPAPYPPTHLHTEGRACTADCAEEVAKAIDARGARNVAAVLLEPVNGTTGGAHVPPDGYLRRVQEICRARDVLVIHDEVLTGLWRTGPVLAGRRWDGVEPDLVILSKGLGAGYTPVAAVLVAPELAPLLRHQDADPLPAMGTMAAHPLMAAACLGVLDELEALDHDALRARGDRLGQALRCLAGLPGVREVRGVGHLYGVELTPGLLWPLLQQTEQRGVFLYPFTGAGEPRSEGLVVAPPLTSTDEHLEFLTAALADAVHALN is encoded by the coding sequence ATGAAGTCGTACCCCGCCCGCCTGCCCGACCGCAGGCGGCTGCTGACGTCCACCCGGCCCCTGCCGGACTTCGAGGTCGTCGGATCGGACGGCCCGTGGCTGCTGCGCGCCGACGGCACCCGGATCTTCGACGGCTCCAGCGGCCTGCTGTGCGCCAACGTCGGGCAGAGCAGCCCCAAGGTCCTCGCCCGCATCGAGGAGCAGTTCACCAAGTACACCTTCGGCGGCGCGGCCGTCGTCCAGCCGCACCTGCAGTTGGAGCTGACGGAGCGCCTGTGCCGGGCCGTCGGCCGCCCCGACGACTCCGTCGCGCTGGTCACCTGCGGCACGCTCGGCGTCGAGGTCGCCGTCGGCCTGGCCCGCAGCATCGCCCGCGCCCGCGGCGGCAAGACCCGAGGCGACGTCCTGACCTGCGACCTGAGCTATCACGGGATGAGCGCCTACACCCTCGCCCTGGCCGGCAACCACGCCCGCCGCCCCCGGCCCGAGGACGCGCTGGGCCTCGGCCCGGCCTTCCCCGCCCCCTACCCGCCGACCCACCTGCACACCGAAGGCCGGGCCTGCACCGCCGACTGCGCGGAGGAGGTCGCGAAGGCGATCGACGCCCGCGGCGCGCGCAACGTCGCCGCCGTCCTGCTGGAGCCGGTCAACGGCACCACCGGCGGCGCCCACGTCCCCCCGGATGGCTACCTGCGCCGCGTACAGGAGATCTGCCGCGCCCGGGACGTCCTGGTGATCCACGACGAGGTCCTCACCGGGCTGTGGCGCACCGGCCCCGTGCTGGCCGGCCGGCGCTGGGACGGCGTCGAGCCGGACCTCGTGATCCTGTCCAAGGGGCTGGGCGCCGGATACACCCCGGTCGCGGCAGTGCTGGTGGCACCCGAACTCGCGCCGCTGCTGCGCCACCAGGACGCGGACCCGCTGCCCGCGATGGGCACGATGGCCGCCCACCCGCTCATGGCCGCCGCCTGCCTGGGCGTCCTGGACGAGCTGGAGGCCCTCGACCACGACGCGCTGCGCGCCCGCGGCGATCGGCTCGGCCAGGCCCTGCGCTGCCTGGCCGGCCTGCCCGGCGTGCGGGAGGTGCGCGGCGTGGGCCACCTGTACGGCGTGGAGCTCACCCCGGGCCTGCTGTGGCCCCTGCTCCAGCAGACCGAGCAGCGCGGGGTGTTCCTCTACCCGTTCACCGGGGCGGGCGAGCCGCGCTCCGAGGGGCTGGTCGTCGCCCCGCCGCTGACCTCCACCGACGAGCACCTGGAATTCCTCACCGCGGCGCTCGCCGACGCGGTGCACGCCCTGAACTGA